The region TTAATGAGAAGAAACAAAAGTAAAACAGTGCACGCATTAACAATTAGACTACAGCTATGACTAGAAGTATAAAGGGGATGGTGCCATAACAGTGCTTTCACCTTAATTAGACATCTCAATTACACTTAATAGACATCTTGGTGCTCATACTGACACTGTAGCGAGCGCGTGCATACACGTAAGCTTACGTGTATGCATGGtatatatgcttcactgcatgacaAACTAGTATTGCGACGAAGCGGAATCAAAAAGACCGATTATTACTATTACACTTTGAAAAACTATTTTTGTTGTGAATATAGAATTGCACAATATTCAAAACTACTAGTAAAGTTATGTCTCATATCTACCTTAAAGTACAAAAGCCTTCACTTAGGGGAGGAACAGTATTGTGCAACCCTTCATAGTCTATACACTTGGTTGGATTTGTGACAGGCTACCACATGGACTAATAGAATGTTGCAGCAAACCTGTCATTTCATACAGTTCCTGATGCAATGAGCAGGTAATGGAGATATAAGGGCTACACTTCTTACAATGCATCAAGTGCCACTTGCTTGCACAGAAATTGAGATGCTAAAATTCCAATTGGCATCTATAGGCATGTAGATTAGAAAATTGATAACTTACAGGCACCATCAAATTTGTGTTAAATTTCTTCATAACCCGTAAATTCTAATCTTCTGCCTTTGATTTGAAGAAATGGAGATATAATTCAGTGTCTGCTCCTGAATGACAGCTTAGTGATATTCTTCAAAAGTTGTAGGTATTTTACTGCATGCCAAAATTATGGTAACGTTTTTTGTTAAGAAAGAAAGCCACATGAGCTTATCACTGTTCCCCCTCCTAATCATTTAAAGTGAATGCCTTCCTTTGGACGCGTTACCCATTATTGATGTTTGGGCACCAACTGGTAATGGAAGCCGAGTGGCACTGGCTAGGTTAAGTAAGCTAAAAGGTGGAAGAGTTGTATGTAGCCCTAATTGGATATCTTAAAAAGTTATTCACATTTCTAGATATACTTAGCACACTATAAGAGCTGTATAATGCTAGACCTAAGCATTTAGGCAGAAGCTTTTTGGTGGCAATGAAGTTTGAAAAGGAGGTAAGGGTCATGCATTGGTTGACAAAAGGAACAACTGTAGTGTATAGGAAAAAAAATTTACTCTTCCCACTGCTGTAGAAAGCAGAGAACAGCTAGTGAAATCAAGGTACCTAACTTTCAAATCAACACTAAGAAGAATTAGTGGATATAGACAAGTCGTGTAATGCATAGTACTATAAATGCTGGTGTAATTGTGTGATGGACGCATCTTTTCTATGTTGATAGTGTTGAATCAAACCTGTTCAGAATTGAGCTCGTCACATTTTATAAAGGAAAATGCTATCAAAACCTCGTACCAGATGTATTTGGCCCAAGTCAGCCATCTCTCCTTGCACCTCTGGCGCTGTGGAGATTGTCTGCGTCTCCTGCCCTACGTCTTTGTGCGAAGTCGATGGTCCTGCTTCGCACACAGATGAGGGTGCCAAGGTGAGGGCATGTGCAGTCAAAGGCATGAAAAAGCCTGCTGCTGGACAACGCTTTCCGAGGGCAAGCTGGCCAAGCTCTGTGCGGTCTCCTACTGTCAGCTCTGGGCTGTTCGGGAAAGCACCACCAAAGGCTTGTTGCACAGCAGCCTGGTGCTTACAGAAAGCACCCTGGTTCCCTGCCCTGCAGCTGCATAGCCCAATGTCCGCCCATACCTCATATGTCCCAGTTCCAGAAGAATTCGGAACATGGTAGCAATTTTGTTCTACTTTTAGAATTGATTTTGGGGGGGATTCCGGCATTTCTTGCAGAAGGTGCTCTTAGCCAATTCGGTGGGTAGGTTCCCGATTGTGTGCGTGGCGCAGCAGCCGTGTTTTGAAATATTTCTCCCAAATACTAATCACAAATTCAATTAAAGCTACTGCattgtaggcttttgttctgtttAGGATGATGTCCTTTAGAATACGGACAGAAGCCTCCGAATAGTTGTGTTTTGGCCTCTTGTTAGCACACCAGTACGATACAAGAGCACCCACTCACATTGGCGCAAAAGAAACGTGTTCACTCTCTGAACATAGGGCATATGAGGCAAGGACTGAAGCTCTGCAATGGCCGTCTCCAGTTTGTGCTCCTCCTTTGCATAGAGAATCTGAAACACCAGTTCAAGTATGCATTTTTTTATTAGCATTTTGTTTTCAGCATATCTCGTTATCTGCTATTTCCATTTCTCTGTTAAAGCAGAGTTTTGCAGCCATTGAAAAGTATAACTTTTCCAGAAAAGATTTCCACATGGAAAGTGTACAGTATCATgatatattccttttttttttcatttcattgcacGTGTCAGTGATAGCAGTAACTTTGCTTTCCGTATGACTTCTCTTcagctacatattttttttttactttacaataACTTGTATGCTGTGTTCCTGTTCTTCTGTTACTGTTAAAAAAGATTGCCAAATTTCATGCTAATTCGACACCACATGCACAGGCCTTTGGGAAAAGGCAGTAGAAGGTGCTGTGTTTTATTGCTTATAACTTAtcaaaaaatatatttaagtGGTGATAATGTCACTTGAAAAATAAATTATTACAAGATAGTGGAAATTCAATATCCAATTCTTAGTGTAGGTTCTGTGCCTATCAGCATGGGTCATGTGGGCTCACTGCTTAGTCCCTCCAAGCGTGCTCTTTTTCTGCCTTTTAATGGGAATCACATTTCTAATAAATAGTAGTTTTTCTAGTGATGTGTGTTTGTGAGCGCATGTGTATGACATTCTTTTCTGTACTATGCGTTCTGGTTCATGCTAGCCAAAGAAAAGTCATGGCCAAAATTTCCTGGTTGCTCTTATTAATCTCAATTGAAAGCTGTTCAGTTGAAAGAGCTTAGAGATAGCACTGCATGTGCGGAAGcatgaaaata is a window of Dermacentor albipictus isolate Rhodes 1998 colony unplaced genomic scaffold, USDA_Dalb.pri_finalv2 scaffold_14, whole genome shotgun sequence DNA encoding:
- the LOC135915048 gene encoding uncharacterized protein → MPESPPKSILKVEQNCYHVPNSSGTGTYEVWADIGLCSCRAGNQGAFCKHQAAVQQAFGGAFPNSPELTVGDRTELGQLALGKRCPAAGFFMPLTAHALTLAPSSVCEAGPSTSHKDVGQETQTISTAPEVQGEMADLGQIHLDHKKECAAFNEAYQRAHGLGECIPQYAAVIKSITEDLLKLNTSSAVFAYMLKQKAMGRAIRHGNKIKVQPTSLARRRPGLPRGSGRVPVGRPRTAGKRKTKRGHVLSQSVRDDVPGAKCH